The following are encoded together in the Peromyscus leucopus breed LL Stock chromosome 1, UCI_PerLeu_2.1, whole genome shotgun sequence genome:
- the Tsku gene encoding tsukushin — MLCSLFLLLLAMGRVQTTRPCFPGCQCEEETFGLFDSFSLTRVDCSSLGPHIVPVPIPLDTAHLDLSSNRLETVNESVLAGPGYTTLAGLDLSHNLLTSIAPTAFSRLRYLESLDLSHNGLAALPAEVFSSSSLSDVNLSHNRLREVSISAFSTHSQGRTLHVDLSHNLIHRLLPHPARASLPAPTIQSLNLAWNRLRAVPDLRDLPLRYLNLDGNPLATIHPGAFMGLAGLTHLSLASLQSVPQLAPHGFRELPGLQVLDLSGNPKLQWAGAEVFSGLGLLQELDLSGTSLVPLPEMLLHHLPALQSVSVGQDVQCRRLVREGAYPRQPGFSPKVLLHCGDTQGLAARGPDIL; from the coding sequence ATGTTGTGCTCCCTGTTCCTGCTGCTCCTGGCCATGGGCAGAGTGCAGACAACTCGGCCATGTTTTCCCGGATGCCAGTGTGAGGAAGAGACTTTTGGCCTCTTTGACAGTTTCAGCCTGACTCGAGTGGactgcagcagcctgggccccCACATTGTGCCTGTGCCCATCCCTCTGGACACAGCCCACCTGGACCTGTCTTCCAACCGGCTAGAGACCGTGAATGAGTCGGTGCTGGCGGGGCCAGGCTATAccacactggctggcctggatctcagtCACAATCTGCTCACCAGCATCGCGCCCACTGCCTTCTCCCGCCTGCGCTACCTGGAGTCGCTCGACCTCAGCCACAATGGCCTGGCGGCCCTGCCAGCTGAGgttttctccagctcctccctgagCGATGTCAACCTCAGCCATAACCGACTACGGGAGGTCTCAATCTCTGCCTTCTCCACCCACAGCCAGGGCCGGACGCTGCACGTGGACCTATCCCACAACCTCATCCACCGCCTGCTCCCCCATCCAGCCCGGGCCAGCCTGCCTGCACCTACCATTCAGAGCCTGAATCTGGCCTGGAACCGGCTCCGTGCTGTGCCCGACCTCCGAGACCTGCCCCTGCGTTACCTGAACCTGGATGGGAACCCTCTGGCCACCATCCACCCAGGTGCCTTCATGGGGCTGGCGGGCCTCACCCACCTGTCACTGGCCAGCCTACAGAGTGTCCCCCAGTTAGCACCCCATGGCTTCCGTGAGCTCCCAGGCCTACAGGTCCTGGACTTGTCAGGCAACCCCAAGCTCCAGTGGGCAGGAGCCGAGGTGTTTTCAGGCCTGGGCTTGCTGCAGGAACTAGACCTGTCGGGTACCAGCCTGGTACCCCTCCCTGAGATGCTGCTCCATCACCTCCCAGCTTTACAGAGTGTTAGCGTAGGCCAAGATGTGCAGTGCCGGCGCCTGGTGCGGGAGGGTGCCTACCCCCGGCAGCCTGGCTTCAGCCCTAAGGTACTCCTACACTGTGGAGACACCCAGGGATTGGCTGCCAGAGGCCCAGACATCTTGTGA